One stretch of Hemibagrus wyckioides isolate EC202008001 linkage group LG01, SWU_Hwy_1.0, whole genome shotgun sequence DNA includes these proteins:
- the LOC131355390 gene encoding E3 SUMO-protein ligase ZBED1-like, with protein MRSKVWEYFSFNTKNGKIDKSVVVCSRCKCKLKYFGNTINLSNHLRRRHAIKGEIPAAAPTAASISGSYLRSPNLFGQTLPENSNRAKSITASIARFICKDMRPYSVVENTGFREMINILEPRYKIPSRQFFSEKYIPELYQSTKEELQLKLSQCTRVAFTTDSWTSCLTESYVTITAHFISMNWQMQSFVLQTRILNKAHTSSNIGELLRDACSEWTIADKSPALVTDNARNMIGAGKVAGFTPRITCFAHTLNLVSQKAVKVNSVERLLGKVRHIISFFHRSPTATCTLEEKQQILGLPLHKLKQDICIRWNSSVEMLERFLEQHTAILATLLSKNLQRGTEVRTLPETDISNAEDIVKLMTPIKIASTMMCEEEQPTVSVSAPLQAKLLKHLKPCEDDTDMTREMKSVMTVDFSCRYTNSRKVLLKGKRSL; from the coding sequence ATGAGATCAAAGGTTTGGGAATACTTCAGTTTTAACACAAAAAATGGAAAGATTGACAAGTCCGTTGTAGTTTGTAGTCGTTGTAAATGCAAGTTAAAGTATTTTGGAAATACAATAAACCTTAGCAACCATCTTCGCAGACGCCATGCCATTAAGGGAGAAATACCTGCAGCTGCACCTACGGCAGCTAGTATTTCAGGGTCATATTTGAGAAGTCCTAACCTATTTGGTCAAACTCTTCCCGAAAACTCCAATCGTGCTAAATCCATAACTGCATCTATTGCAAGATTTATTTGCAAAGATATGCGCCCCTATAGTGTTGTGGAAAACACCGGTTTCCGAGAAATGATAAACATTTTAGAACCACGATACAAAATTCCCAGCCGTCAGTTTTTCAGTGAAAAATATATCCCGGAATTGTATCAGTCTACGAAAGAGGAGCTGCAGCTCAAGCTTTCTCAGTGTACCCGTGTTGCCTTCACCACTGATTCTTGGACGTCCTGTTTGACAGAGTCTTATGTGACAATCACCGCACATTTTATTTCCATGAACTGGCAAATGCAGAGCTTCGTTCTTCAAACAAGGATTCTAAACAAAGCCCACACAAGCAGCAACATTGGAGAATTGCTGCGTGATGCCTGCTCCGAGTGGACAATTGCAGACAAGAGTCCTGCTCTTGTTACTGATAACGCTCGCAATATGATTGGTGCAGGTAAAGTTGCTGGATTTACCCCCCGCATCACTTGCTTTGCACATACTCTTAATCTGGTGTCTCAAAAGGCCGTGAAAGTGAACAGTGTAGAGCGATTGTTGGGCAAAGTAAGACATATTATCTCTTTTTTCCACCGGAGTCCCACTGCTACATGTACTTTAGAAGAGAAACAACAAATTCTCGGCTTGCCATTACACAAACTTAAGCAGGATATTTGTATTAGGTGGAATAGTTCCGTGGAAATGCTGGAGCGTTTCTTAGAACAACACACCGCGATCTTGGCAACACTTTTGTCAAAGAATTTGCAGAGAGGTACAGAAGTCCGCACTCTCCCTGAAACGGACATCAGTAATGCTGAGGACATTGTGAAACTGATGACACCCATTAAGATAGCTTCTACTATGATGTGTGAAGAAGAACAGCCAACTGTGTCAGTGAGTGCGCCTCTCCAGGCTAAACTACTGAAACATCTCAAGCCTTGCGAGGACGATACAGACATGACTCGAGAAATGAAATCCGTGATGACGGTGGACTTTTCATGTCGGTACACAAACTCCCGCAAAGTTCTGCTTAAAGGTAAGAGATCTCTCTAA